The Pyrococcus kukulkanii genome contains a region encoding:
- the infB gene encoding intein-containing translation initiation factor aIF-2, which yields MKRIRQPIIAVLGHVDHGKCLLPSETVIVPELGMITLEELFRMGTRVVEHDDEKEIREISLPVSSAGKDARISLYIGTHVWRLRHQGKMVKVKLKNWHSISVTPEHPFLTTVGWKRADQLKPGDYVAVPRFIHANESRDIFERFVRAKLSTPELIARLEEDALEEVKERFKGKKDYKVRSNVFRAEDLEGLWEKVERIAFTSRIHRSGKPIHYIRLPKTDDEWKALFYFAGVMFGDGSQEKIANNDIEVFEKLKGVEALGVELVRVRRRTSWEIEIRKGKNALIRFIRILFDYPERQKAKSLRVPNILFVAPREYVSEFLRGYFDADGHVSLKDVRIEVTSASQEFLEGLSLVLLRFGIVSKLYRSEYTTLVISGRRNLEAFRQFIGFTVRRKAECLERAIRKSKKSETYPIFEELKRLRLLFGFTRTELNSFIPSYSKYESSEAPSYETLMRILDAIERSSPTLARKLAVLEGRSKDYNYIKALEKDGLIKDGKLTELGRELLEVWRNREFDSRDIAYVRNLIENFVFIPVEEVEEFDYDGYVYDLTTETHNFIANGILVHNTTLLDRIRKTNVAAKEAGGITQHIGATEVPIDVVKKIAGPLMKLWKAEIKLPGLLFIDTPGHEAFTSLRARGGSLADLAVLVVDINEGFQPQTIESIEILRRYKTPFVVAANKIDRIKGWVIKEDEPFLMNIKRQDQRAVQELETKLWELIGKFYEMGFQANRFDRVQNFTRELAIVPISAKYGIGIAELLVLIAGLSQKYLEERLKIEVEGPARGTILEVREEPGLGHTIDVIIYDGTLHKDDTIVVGGKDKAIVTKIRALLKPKPLDEIRDPRFRFDYVDEVTAAAGVKIAAPGLEEALAGSPVIAAPTPEDVERAKQEILNQIQSVVISTDKVGVIVKADTLGSLEALSKELQEKNIPIRKADVGNISKTDVMEALSVKEENPKYGVVLGFNVKVNEDALEVAKAKDVPIFVGNIIYKLIEDYEAWIKQEEEKRKRELLAKVTFPGVIRLYPDERYVFRRSNPAIVGIEVIEGRIKPGVTLIKQNGQKVGTIRSIKSRDEFLQEARKGQAVAIAIEGAIVGRHIHPGEMLYVDISRDDAITLLKYLRDDLEETDIKALKMIAQIKAKEDPFWRAI from the coding sequence ATGAAGAGGATCCGTCAGCCTATTATAGCGGTTCTCGGTCACGTTGACCACGGTAAGTGCCTGCTTCCGAGTGAGACTGTTATTGTTCCCGAGCTTGGAATGATAACCTTAGAAGAGCTCTTTAGGATGGGGACGCGGGTTGTTGAGCATGACGATGAGAAGGAAATCAGAGAAATCTCACTTCCAGTATCCTCCGCCGGAAAGGATGCAAGAATTTCGCTTTATATCGGAACTCACGTATGGCGCCTCAGGCACCAGGGCAAAATGGTGAAAGTCAAGCTGAAGAACTGGCACAGCATTTCGGTAACGCCTGAACACCCGTTCCTCACGACGGTGGGATGGAAAAGGGCGGATCAACTTAAGCCCGGTGACTACGTCGCCGTTCCTAGGTTCATCCATGCCAATGAGAGCAGGGACATCTTTGAGCGTTTCGTTAGGGCCAAGCTCTCAACGCCCGAGCTCATAGCAAGACTCGAGGAAGATGCCCTTGAGGAGGTTAAGGAGAGGTTTAAAGGAAAGAAAGACTACAAGGTCCGTTCAAATGTTTTTCGCGCCGAAGATCTTGAAGGTCTTTGGGAGAAGGTTGAGAGAATAGCATTCACTTCAAGAATCCACCGCTCTGGCAAGCCAATTCATTATATCAGACTTCCCAAGACTGATGATGAATGGAAGGCCCTTTTCTACTTCGCTGGTGTTATGTTCGGCGACGGAAGCCAGGAAAAGATAGCGAACAACGACATTGAGGTCTTTGAAAAGTTGAAGGGAGTGGAAGCTCTTGGAGTTGAGCTTGTCAGGGTGAGGAGAAGAACTTCATGGGAAATCGAAATTAGAAAGGGCAAGAACGCTCTTATAAGGTTCATCCGTATCCTCTTCGATTATCCGGAGCGGCAGAAGGCAAAGAGCCTGAGGGTTCCAAACATACTCTTCGTCGCACCGAGGGAATATGTTTCCGAGTTCCTCAGGGGGTACTTTGACGCCGACGGGCATGTAAGCCTTAAGGACGTCAGGATCGAAGTGACAAGCGCCTCACAGGAGTTCCTTGAGGGGCTTTCACTGGTTCTACTCAGGTTTGGCATCGTTTCAAAGCTATATCGTTCAGAATACACTACTCTCGTGATTTCCGGCAGGAGAAACCTTGAGGCGTTTAGGCAGTTCATAGGGTTCACGGTGAGGAGGAAGGCCGAGTGCCTTGAAAGGGCAATAAGGAAAAGCAAGAAGAGCGAGACTTACCCGATATTTGAGGAGCTCAAGCGCCTCAGGCTCCTGTTTGGGTTCACGAGGACAGAGCTTAACTCCTTTATCCCGTCCTACTCAAAGTACGAATCCAGCGAGGCACCGAGTTACGAGACCCTGATGAGGATACTCGATGCAATTGAGAGGAGCTCCCCAACACTCGCGAGGAAGCTCGCGGTACTTGAAGGCAGATCTAAGGATTACAACTACATTAAAGCCCTTGAAAAGGACGGTCTAATAAAAGACGGAAAGCTCACAGAACTCGGAAGGGAGCTCCTCGAGGTTTGGCGCAACAGGGAGTTCGATTCAAGAGACATCGCCTATGTTCGCAACCTCATCGAGAACTTCGTGTTTATTCCCGTTGAGGAAGTTGAGGAGTTCGACTACGACGGTTACGTCTACGACTTAACCACTGAGACTCACAATTTCATCGCCAACGGAATACTTGTCCACAACACAACGCTTCTTGATAGAATAAGAAAAACAAACGTTGCTGCTAAAGAAGCGGGAGGAATAACCCAGCATATCGGAGCTACGGAAGTTCCAATTGATGTAGTCAAGAAGATTGCCGGGCCGTTGATGAAGCTATGGAAGGCCGAGATAAAGCTTCCTGGGTTGCTGTTCATAGACACCCCAGGACATGAGGCCTTTACAAGTCTAAGGGCGAGGGGTGGAAGCCTGGCAGATCTCGCGGTCCTCGTGGTGGATATAAATGAGGGCTTCCAGCCCCAAACCATAGAGAGCATTGAAATCCTGAGAAGGTACAAGACACCATTCGTTGTAGCTGCAAACAAGATAGACAGGATAAAGGGCTGGGTAATCAAGGAGGATGAGCCCTTCCTAATGAACATAAAGAGGCAGGATCAGAGGGCAGTTCAAGAGTTGGAAACGAAGCTCTGGGAGCTCATTGGAAAGTTCTACGAGATGGGCTTCCAGGCCAACCGCTTTGACAGGGTTCAAAACTTCACGAGGGAGCTGGCCATAGTCCCGATCTCGGCCAAGTACGGGATAGGAATTGCCGAGTTACTAGTGCTCATCGCCGGTTTGAGTCAGAAGTACCTTGAGGAGAGGCTTAAGATCGAAGTCGAGGGTCCAGCTAGGGGAACAATCCTCGAGGTTAGAGAGGAGCCCGGACTGGGCCACACGATAGACGTGATAATCTACGACGGAACCCTTCACAAGGACGACACCATAGTGGTTGGTGGAAAGGATAAGGCAATAGTCACCAAGATAAGGGCCCTCCTTAAGCCGAAGCCCCTTGATGAGATAAGGGATCCCAGGTTTAGGTTCGACTACGTTGATGAGGTAACTGCTGCAGCTGGAGTTAAGATAGCCGCCCCAGGACTGGAGGAAGCCTTAGCTGGCTCTCCAGTGATAGCAGCACCAACTCCCGAAGACGTGGAGAGGGCCAAGCAGGAGATACTCAACCAGATACAGAGCGTGGTTATAAGCACGGATAAGGTTGGGGTTATAGTTAAGGCTGACACCCTCGGCTCCCTTGAGGCCTTGAGCAAGGAGCTCCAAGAGAAGAACATCCCGATAAGAAAGGCCGATGTTGGTAATATAAGCAAGACAGACGTCATGGAGGCACTAAGCGTCAAGGAGGAGAACCCGAAGTACGGTGTTGTCCTGGGCTTCAACGTGAAGGTTAATGAAGATGCATTAGAGGTTGCAAAGGCTAAGGACGTCCCGATATTCGTTGGCAACATCATCTACAAGCTAATAGAGGACTACGAGGCTTGGATAAAGCAAGAGGAAGAGAAGAGGAAGCGCGAGTTACTAGCTAAGGTAACTTTCCCTGGAGTGATAAGGCTTTATCCAGATGAGAGGTACGTCTTCAGAAGGAGCAATCCGGCGATAGTTGGAATTGAGGTAATCGAGGGGAGGATAAAGCCCGGGGTTACCTTGATAAAGCAGAACGGCCAGAAGGTTGGCACTATAAGGTCAATCAAGAGCAGGGATGAGTTCCTCCAGGAGGCCAGGAAGGGTCAGGCTGTGGCCATAGCAATTGAGGGGGCAATCGTGGGGAGGCACATACACCCAGGGGAGATGCTGTACGTTGATATCAGTAGGGACGATGCAATAACCCTCTTAAAGTACCTCAGGGATGATCTTGAGGAGACCGATATAAAAGCGTTGAAGATGATAGCACAGATAAAGGCAAAGGAGGATCCGTTCTGGAGAGCTATTTAA
- a CDS encoding radical SAM protein produces MKCWICERRCELRESKVGICRNYANINGELVHVGYGKLSAVESRPIEIKPFFHYYPGTTALTFSGYGCNFYCPWCQNYHLSFSAPPDVEPTSPEKLVQLALLNGDQGLCASFNEPVTLFHYLLDVFELGTKMGLYSCLVTNGYFTLKALKMLLDAGATGFSIDIKGCPGMRVLTTIDHSKVFRNARFILDNGGHVEMVYLVVPKANDSCYDWIFKMHSEKLGEDVPLHINRYYPANYWREPPTSVDLLINLREVAMKEYNIKFVYVGNVGDPRLEATYCPKCGKRLITRIGYRVVEFKVRDGKCPYCGERIPIYG; encoded by the coding sequence ATGAAATGCTGGATCTGCGAGAGAAGGTGCGAGCTTAGGGAGAGTAAAGTGGGAATATGCAGGAATTACGCAAACATCAATGGGGAGTTAGTTCACGTCGGCTATGGGAAGTTGAGTGCAGTTGAGAGCAGACCTATAGAGATAAAGCCATTCTTTCACTATTATCCCGGAACTACTGCCTTAACTTTCTCGGGCTATGGTTGCAACTTCTACTGCCCTTGGTGTCAAAACTATCATCTAAGTTTCTCCGCTCCACCAGATGTTGAGCCTACATCTCCGGAGAAGTTAGTTCAACTGGCCCTATTAAATGGTGATCAAGGTCTCTGCGCTAGCTTCAACGAGCCTGTAACCCTATTTCATTATCTGCTTGATGTTTTTGAGCTTGGAACTAAAATGGGCCTATACTCCTGCCTAGTTACTAACGGCTACTTCACGCTAAAAGCCCTAAAGATGCTTTTAGACGCTGGAGCTACGGGATTTAGCATCGACATAAAAGGTTGTCCTGGAATGAGAGTTCTAACTACTATAGATCACTCCAAAGTGTTTAGGAACGCGCGCTTCATACTGGACAATGGAGGTCACGTCGAGATGGTTTACCTCGTCGTTCCTAAGGCCAACGATTCTTGCTACGACTGGATATTCAAGATGCACTCGGAGAAGTTAGGCGAAGATGTTCCTTTACATATAAACAGATATTATCCAGCGAATTATTGGAGAGAACCTCCAACTTCCGTGGATCTATTAATAAATCTTAGGGAAGTAGCGATGAAGGAGTACAACATAAAGTTCGTTTACGTTGGAAACGTTGGCGATCCAAGGCTCGAGGCAACTTACTGTCCCAAATGCGGGAAGAGACTGATAACGAGGATTGGCTATAGGGTGGTTGAGTTCAAGGTTAGGGATGGTAAGTGTCCATACTGCGGGGAGAGAATTCCCATATATGGATAA
- a CDS encoding acetate--CoA ligase family protein gives MDYFFYPKSVAIFGSFREGSIAREILRNIVEGGFEGKIIPVNPKGGEVEIAGRKFKVKEKLDEKVDVSIIVIPAKLVPGLIKDLKGLTKGAVVISAGFSEVGNIKLEKELVKAAKEAGIRVIGPNCAGIFGVHGKFFGSFEVRVRPGGLALISQSGAFGGAALAMGNEEGVGFSAFVSYGNAADLDESDFLRYFADDPNTKVIALYIEGVKDGRKFVEALKYATSRKPVIILKAGKSKSGARAAQSHTGSLAGSYEIYRAVFRQTGAIEVEEMEELFDAAKAFEMYSRAGKRVAVITNSGGPGVLATDKLEKLGLEIAKLSQETVEELKSFLPPQCSVKNPIDLIADADYERYKRTIEVVCRDENVDSMLVICVPPIFIPSEDIAKAVIDAECNKPIIVNFMAGELVKEGIKVLEKAKIKNFPTPERAAKALSWLSSRY, from the coding sequence ATGGACTACTTCTTCTACCCAAAGAGCGTTGCCATCTTTGGATCATTTAGAGAGGGGAGCATAGCGAGGGAGATACTTAGGAACATCGTTGAGGGTGGCTTCGAGGGTAAGATAATCCCAGTCAATCCAAAGGGCGGAGAAGTCGAGATCGCCGGTAGAAAGTTCAAGGTGAAGGAGAAGCTTGACGAGAAGGTTGACGTTTCAATAATAGTAATCCCCGCAAAGCTCGTTCCTGGGTTAATTAAGGATCTTAAAGGATTGACTAAGGGGGCAGTTGTAATCTCTGCAGGCTTTTCAGAGGTTGGAAACATTAAACTTGAGAAAGAGCTCGTGAAAGCTGCAAAGGAGGCTGGAATTAGGGTTATAGGCCCTAACTGTGCCGGAATTTTTGGAGTCCACGGAAAGTTCTTCGGATCGTTTGAGGTTCGTGTCAGGCCTGGAGGCCTGGCTTTAATAAGCCAGAGCGGAGCCTTTGGAGGGGCCGCACTGGCCATGGGCAACGAAGAAGGAGTTGGGTTTTCAGCATTCGTCAGTTACGGCAACGCTGCTGACCTTGACGAGAGCGACTTCCTCAGGTACTTTGCCGACGACCCCAATACAAAGGTCATAGCCCTGTACATAGAAGGTGTGAAGGATGGTAGGAAATTCGTGGAGGCATTGAAGTACGCAACCTCGAGGAAACCGGTAATAATTCTGAAAGCTGGAAAGAGCAAGAGTGGAGCCAGGGCCGCGCAAAGTCACACTGGCTCTTTAGCCGGCTCATATGAGATATACAGGGCCGTGTTCAGGCAGACTGGGGCAATTGAAGTTGAAGAGATGGAGGAGCTGTTTGATGCTGCAAAGGCCTTTGAGATGTACTCTAGGGCTGGAAAGAGGGTTGCGGTAATTACTAACTCTGGCGGGCCAGGAGTTTTAGCCACGGATAAGCTGGAGAAGCTTGGGCTTGAAATAGCTAAGCTCTCCCAGGAAACCGTTGAAGAGCTAAAGTCTTTCCTACCGCCCCAATGCTCCGTTAAGAACCCGATTGACTTAATTGCTGATGCGGACTATGAGAGGTATAAGAGGACAATAGAGGTCGTGTGCAGGGATGAGAACGTTGATTCAATGCTCGTGATTTGCGTTCCACCGATCTTCATCCCGAGCGAGGATATTGCCAAGGCAGTAATTGATGCCGAGTGCAACAAGCCGATAATAGTGAACTTTATGGCCGGGGAGCTCGTGAAGGAAGGAATAAAAGTTCTTGAAAAGGCAAAAATAAAGAACTTTCCAACGCCAGAGAGAGCAGCTAAGGCTTTGTCCTGGCTATCTAGTAGGTATTAA